Proteins encoded within one genomic window of Fragaria vesca subsp. vesca linkage group LG1, FraVesHawaii_1.0, whole genome shotgun sequence:
- the LOC101301718 gene encoding MIP18 family protein At1g68310-like — protein sequence MTLGLINANPVVHAKKERVARTEDLHHSDVDAVDPLDIYDFVRDIRDPEHPYSLEQLSVLSEESITVDDKLGRILITFTPTIQHCSMATVIGLCLRVKLKQCFPPHYKVDIKVFPGSHANEESVNKQLNDKERVAAALENPNLRQLVDECLYSSEL from the exons ATGACGCTGGGTCTGATCAATGCGAACCCGGTGGTGCACGCTAAGAAGGAAAGAGTTGCCCGCACCGAAGATCTTCATCACTCCGACGTCGACGCCGTTGATCCTCTCGACATCTATG ATTTCGTGAGGGACATCAGAGATCCGGAGCATCCGTACTCGTTAGAGCAGCTCAGCGTGCTTTCCGAGGAGTCCATCACCGTCGATGATAAGCTCGGCCGGATTTT GATTACGTTCACGCCGACAATTCAGCATTGTAGTATGGCAACAGTGATCGGACTATGCCTGAGAGTTAAGCTCAAGCAATGCTTCCCTCCTCATTACAAG GTTGACATTAAGGTATTCCCAGGATCTCATGCAAACGAAGAATCAG TTAATAAGCAGTTGAATGATAAAGAAAGAGTTGCTGCTGCCCTGGAGAATCCTAACCTTCGCCAACTTGTGGATGAGTGCCTCTATTCCAGTGAACTGTGA
- the LOC101302004 gene encoding random slug protein 5-like → MYLLRRKSQSPVEDESAQKEAQNEAKIKELRAALGPLSGRSLQYCTDACLGRYLEARNWNLEKAKKMIEETLRWRASYKPEEIRWHEVAHEGETGKVSRANFHDRLGRTVLIMRPAKQNTNSPEGNVRHLVYCIENGILNLREGQEQMSWLIDFTGFSLNTNVSVKTARDCINILQNHYPERLAVAFLYNPPRIFQAFWKAVKYFLDAKTFQKVKFVYPKSKESVELMKTFFDVENLPVEFGGKTTLKYDHEEFSRMMAQDDVKTAKLWGLDEKPCNIANGHMGAEVAPEPIATAAS, encoded by the exons ATGTATCTTCTGAGAAGAAAATCTCAAAGCCCTGTGGAGGATGAGTCTGCACAAAAGGAGGCACAGAATGAAGCAAAG ATCAAAGAACTCAGGGCTGCACTTGGCCCGTTATCTGGGCGTAGTTTGCAGTACTGCACGGATGCATGCCTTGGGAGATATCTGGAAGCAAGGAACTGGAACCTCGAGAAGGCGAAGAAAATGATAGAGGAGACACTCAGGTGGAGGGCTAGTTATAAGCCTGAAGAAATCCGTTGG CATGAAGTAGCACATGAAGGTGAGACCGGCAAAGTGTCGAGAGCAAACTTTCATGATCGACTTGGGAGGACTGTACTTATAATGAGGCCAGCAAAGCAG AACACAAATTCACCGGAAGGCAATGTTCGCCATTTAGTCTATTGTATAGAAAATGGTATCCTCAACCTCCGTGAAGGTCAAGAACAAATGTCTTGGTTGATTGACTTCACTGGCTTCTCATTGAACACCAATGTTTCCGTCAAGACAGCTCGTGACTGTATCAACATTCTGCAGAACCATTACCCCGAGAGGCTTGCTGTTGCATTTCTTTACAACCCACCTAGGATTTTTCAGGCATTCTGGAAG GCTGTGAAGTACTTCCTGGATGCCAAGACATTTCAGAAAGTGAAGTTTGTTTACCCCAAAAGTAAGGAAAGCGTGGAGCTCATGAAGACTTTCTTTGATGTTGAAAATCTTCCAGTCGAGTTTGGGGGAAAGACCACCCTAAAGTACGATCACGAGGAGTTTTCACGTATGATGGCCCAGGATGATGTGAAAACTGCCAAGCTATGGGGACTTGATGAGAAGCCATGCAACATAGCAAATGGACATATGGGAGCAGAGGTGGCACCAGAGCCTATTGCAACCGCAGCTAGCTGA